Proteins encoded together in one Marispirochaeta sp. window:
- a CDS encoding type III polyketide synthase, with translation MQESNNKQKAYLLGIGTAVPDYSYSQDYALEFNLGIEGTTERQKKFMRRIYAGSAIEKRYSVIADYDRDPADYCFFPPARSLKPEPTTEKRNDLFIQEANRLSLRAAEDLFKRIGNSNTDDITHLITVSCTGFSAPGFDFHLARELTLPPATRRYHIGFMGCYAALTAMSLAHSICKAEPDARVLMVNVELCSVHFQQRDDLDTMVANAIFADGASAALIVSDPTAANGPIIAFDSFNSQILPDSKEDMAWRVGNTGFTMKLSAYVPRIINENLDDILEGILKKSGRSRGDIDIWAVHPGGKAILEKIEEALQLDPEELRVSYEVLRNYGNMSSVTIMFVLQRILADSREGNVLAIAFGPGLTVETGFMRKTARP, from the coding sequence ATGCAGGAGTCAAACAATAAACAAAAGGCGTATCTTCTGGGAATCGGAACCGCGGTTCCGGATTATTCCTACTCGCAGGATTACGCCCTGGAATTCAACCTGGGGATTGAGGGGACTACGGAACGCCAGAAAAAGTTCATGCGCCGTATCTATGCCGGAAGCGCCATCGAAAAGCGCTATTCCGTCATTGCTGATTACGACCGCGATCCGGCGGATTACTGCTTTTTTCCGCCCGCCAGAAGCCTGAAACCTGAACCGACCACGGAGAAGAGAAACGATCTTTTTATACAGGAAGCCAACCGGCTTTCCTTAAGAGCGGCGGAAGACCTTTTTAAACGGATCGGGAACTCGAATACAGACGACATTACCCACCTTATCACCGTAAGCTGTACCGGATTTTCCGCACCCGGTTTTGATTTTCATCTGGCCAGGGAACTTACCCTTCCTCCCGCAACCAGACGTTACCATATCGGCTTCATGGGCTGTTACGCCGCCCTCACTGCCATGTCCCTGGCCCATTCAATATGCAAAGCGGAGCCGGATGCCAGAGTCCTGATGGTCAACGTGGAGCTCTGTTCCGTACACTTTCAGCAGCGGGACGATCTGGATACCATGGTTGCCAATGCCATATTTGCCGACGGAGCATCCGCTGCGCTGATTGTCTCGGACCCGACAGCCGCCAACGGTCCGATAATAGCCTTTGACTCCTTTAACTCCCAGATCCTGCCCGACAGCAAGGAGGATATGGCCTGGCGGGTTGGTAATACCGGCTTCACCATGAAACTCTCCGCCTATGTTCCCCGGATAATTAATGAGAATCTGGATGATATCCTAGAGGGGATTCTCAAAAAGAGCGGCCGCAGCCGCGGGGATATCGATATATGGGCCGTACATCCAGGCGGCAAGGCCATCCTCGAAAAAATTGAAGAGGCCCTGCAGCTCGATCCTGAGGAACTTCGGGTATCCTACGAGGTCCTCCGAAACTACGGCAACATGAGTTCGGTTACCATCATGTTTGTGTTGCAGCGAATCCTTGCCGACAGCCGTGAGGGGAATGTTCTGGCTATTGCCTTCGGTCCAGGTCTCACCGTGGAAACCGGTTTCATGCGCAAGACCGCCCGTCCATAG
- a CDS encoding class I SAM-dependent methyltransferase, with protein MNEKRRFRLHMKDFDFALPESKREYNRRLFSPVAEVYSGITRILSFGRDAAWKRKQVSLLPEIPDPRILDLACGPGDLSFLFAARYPSARISGIDLNSDMLDRASANLSRMPGNIQERVDFSLSDMNELSFKDGEFDIISGGYALRNSPDLGRTLAEIHRMLKPGGYAAFLDFSRSRWKLVGRLQLDLLSFWGRLWGRVYHGNPEVYGYIAESLKSFPDQADFLRLLGDYGFSPVHYIPRMFGMIRITVVRKS; from the coding sequence ATGAACGAGAAACGTCGGTTCAGGCTGCACATGAAGGATTTCGATTTCGCATTGCCGGAAAGCAAACGGGAGTATAACCGCAGGCTCTTTTCTCCCGTAGCAGAGGTCTATTCCGGGATTACCCGGATTCTCTCTTTCGGGAGGGACGCGGCCTGGAAGCGGAAGCAGGTTTCGCTGCTGCCGGAGATCCCTGATCCCCGCATTCTGGACCTTGCCTGCGGACCCGGGGACCTCAGTTTTCTGTTCGCCGCCAGGTATCCTTCTGCCCGAATCAGCGGGATCGATCTGAACTCCGATATGCTGGACCGGGCCTCCGCAAATCTTTCACGTATGCCCGGAAATATCCAGGAACGGGTCGATTTTTCCCTGAGTGACATGAATGAACTCTCCTTCAAAGACGGGGAGTTCGACATTATAAGCGGAGGCTACGCCCTGCGGAACTCCCCCGACCTGGGGCGCACCCTGGCGGAGATTCACCGCATGCTGAAGCCCGGGGGGTACGCCGCCTTTCTCGATTTTTCCAGGTCCCGCTGGAAACTTGTCGGGAGGCTGCAGCTTGACCTCCTTTCGTTCTGGGGCCGTCTCTGGGGGCGGGTCTATCATGGAAATCCCGAGGTCTACGGCTATATCGCGGAAAGCCTGAAGAGTTTTCCGGACCAGGCAGATTTTTTACGTCTTCTTGGGGACTATGGTTTTTCTCCGGTCCATTACATACCACGGATGTTCGGAATGATCAGGATCACGGTGGTCAGGAAGTCCTGA
- a CDS encoding NAD(P)/FAD-dependent oxidoreductase, giving the protein MRTQILIVGAGPVGLLLANLLGQKNINTLLVEKRSEASRHSKAIGITPPSLRVLAHLGLEETFIVKGVRITDAVIHGQKGTLGSLSFSAIPGPYRFILSFPQRRTEEILQKNLESFPSITFLQNHECIEYSDHGNQISARVLAENGDTLEIEADYLCACDGFRSTLRQLSGIGMPGREYADTFLMGDYRDRSGLETEAHLFFTPSGSVESFPLPGGFRRWVVQTPCFLEDAEPGYLEDRVMERSGFLLSAEDREWLSPFGIHSRIMPVLARGRLLFLGDAAHTIPPIGGQGMNTGFGDAEYAAGILASMLEGGYDAGLLRSYSRHRRQAAAIAAGRAVLSMKTGTIQGRIGSALRNGVLKMLLASPLKHSLSKHYAMLSIRSIRTS; this is encoded by the coding sequence ATGCGAACACAGATCCTGATCGTGGGAGCCGGTCCAGTGGGCCTGCTGCTTGCCAACCTGCTGGGACAAAAAAACATCAACACCCTGCTCGTGGAAAAACGAAGCGAAGCTTCACGGCATTCCAAGGCCATCGGAATTACCCCTCCTTCCCTCCGTGTTTTGGCACATCTCGGACTCGAAGAGACCTTTATCGTCAAAGGAGTCCGGATTACCGATGCTGTCATCCATGGACAAAAGGGGACACTCGGGTCCCTCTCGTTTTCCGCCATTCCCGGGCCTTACCGGTTTATACTCTCCTTTCCCCAGCGGAGAACCGAAGAGATCCTGCAGAAGAATCTTGAATCCTTTCCCAGTATAACATTTCTACAGAACCATGAGTGCATCGAATACAGCGACCATGGGAACCAAATCAGCGCCAGGGTGCTTGCAGAAAATGGCGATACCCTGGAAATTGAAGCTGATTATCTGTGCGCCTGCGACGGATTCCGCTCAACCCTGCGGCAGCTATCCGGTATCGGTATGCCCGGGCGTGAATACGCAGACACCTTTCTGATGGGGGATTACCGGGACAGATCCGGCCTGGAGACAGAGGCGCATCTTTTTTTTACCCCTTCAGGATCGGTGGAATCCTTTCCCCTTCCCGGGGGATTCCGGCGCTGGGTGGTCCAGACCCCGTGTTTTCTGGAGGATGCCGAACCGGGATACCTGGAAGATCGGGTCATGGAACGTTCAGGCTTTCTTCTATCCGCGGAAGACAGAGAGTGGCTGAGCCCCTTCGGGATTCACAGCCGTATAATGCCCGTCCTTGCCCGGGGACGATTACTCTTTCTCGGCGATGCGGCCCATACGATCCCGCCCATCGGTGGTCAGGGAATGAACACCGGTTTCGGGGACGCGGAATATGCAGCAGGGATTCTCGCCTCCATGCTGGAAGGTGGATACGACGCCGGACTCCTTCGCAGCTATTCACGTCATCGCCGCCAGGCCGCTGCAATCGCCGCAGGACGGGCGGTACTCTCCATGAAAACAGGGACAATACAGGGCAGAATCGGGTCAGCCCTGCGCAATGGAGTTCTCAAAATGCTCCTTGCAAGTCCCCTTAAACACAGTCTGTCGAAGCATTACGCGATGCTGTCGATTAGAAGCATCAGGACTTCCTGA
- a CDS encoding DMT family transporter, with translation MQASSSKKYVGLLSGVICISFSAIFVKLAAVDSTVSAFYRCFYSSIFLFIIALVRGELRGASWRWLVPALWGGLALAVDLIIWHKTILYIGAGPATIMANSQVIFVTIFGFFFFKERISPWFPLLIPFIFLGLFLTIPTIQVLVSPGIGFFLGILVGIAYSGYLLGLRFAKMKAGKGYPEILSLAVFMAVTGAFVGTYGAAVEQVSFIVTSWKSQLFLVLMALVSQSMGWILIKTNITRLPSHRGSLLLLIQPMLTMLWGFLLLGEPLGPVQIIGMVLALGLIALYQLRLAPEE, from the coding sequence ATGCAGGCAAGTTCCAGTAAAAAATACGTCGGACTCCTGTCCGGGGTAATATGTATAAGTTTTTCAGCGATTTTCGTTAAGCTCGCGGCGGTGGATTCCACGGTCAGCGCCTTTTACCGCTGTTTTTACTCCTCCATTTTTCTTTTCATAATTGCCCTTGTACGGGGTGAACTGCGGGGAGCCTCCTGGCGGTGGCTGGTCCCGGCGCTCTGGGGAGGACTTGCTCTTGCGGTGGACCTGATAATCTGGCACAAGACCATTCTGTACATCGGTGCGGGGCCTGCCACAATCATGGCCAACAGCCAGGTTATTTTTGTGACCATTTTCGGCTTTTTCTTTTTCAAGGAACGCATCTCTCCCTGGTTTCCGCTGCTTATTCCCTTTATTTTTCTGGGCCTCTTCCTTACGATTCCGACCATCCAGGTTCTGGTGTCTCCGGGAATCGGATTCTTTCTAGGGATTCTCGTGGGGATTGCCTACTCCGGATACCTGCTGGGACTGCGCTTCGCGAAGATGAAGGCCGGGAAGGGGTATCCCGAGATTCTCTCCCTGGCGGTATTCATGGCAGTGACCGGCGCATTTGTGGGTACCTACGGCGCCGCTGTGGAACAGGTGAGTTTCATTGTTACTTCCTGGAAAAGTCAGCTCTTCCTGGTCCTGATGGCCCTGGTCTCCCAGAGTATGGGATGGATCCTGATCAAAACAAACATAACCCGGCTGCCCTCCCACCGGGGGAGCCTGCTGTTGCTTATACAGCCCATGCTGACCATGCTCTGGGGGTTCCTGCTTCTGGGTGAACCTCTGGGCCCTGTACAGATTATCGGTATGGTTTTGGCCCTGGGACTGATTGCTCTATATCAGCTCAGGCTGGCGCCGGAGGAGTAG
- a CDS encoding transketolase C-terminal domain-containing protein encodes MIHGDIEMDRIIKTSLYRILEIKDSDIRLLTLQQGKSAVDKGIHIGGAFSATIPLVSLYYSGVMYYDVRNPTAEGQDLFVLSKGHAVAALASIYADLGFFPEKVLANSRSLTSILNGHPGSILPGIHTATGPLGQGICVAEGFALASSCGRNFDVFCLTGDGELQEGVLWEAVMFAGAKHLENFCVMIDKNEGQLDNVRHLSYPMNNVGDAFKSFGWRVLETDATRYETVVEALKEFKFGFRDGRPTLIICNGRKGWGGISSFMGGHKVDLPDAIADQEIAQQEERRALRVENLEALVSSISDMNEREKCKTYIAALCERVNLQASFDKTGTLQVKPGRRTVKLEKAAPRKKKVSYTQDSLPGYDIGENIAAQDVVTSAMKVFARDRKVVSVDSDLAVISGLEAGVGYVDTRRALNVGIAEANMMCVGESFAALGHNVWVSTFSPFFDWKVLRRIAVSHEERMESAGKNGWLAEGHGLDITFLATAPNLETKTNGATHMGNDDSLVYEGIAHLKIIDACCPNQLLAIIKWIMEGNRGLVYLRILRSGTPAIYDKNIAFEYGKAAIFGEEKDPDVYIVSSGRGVYEAMNAAELLKNKGINTAIVDMPSIDAATIEQLHDSGKKIVLAEQNNGYIWRNLQNVLFKKTTINTTHIIPLNLLDKTSKPRFIHSATYGQLLENYGLAPQQIAARIEKELK; translated from the coding sequence ATGATTCACGGAGATATCGAAATGGATCGGATCATCAAGACAAGCCTGTACAGGATTCTTGAAATAAAGGACAGCGATATTCGCCTGCTGACGCTCCAGCAGGGAAAAAGTGCTGTTGATAAAGGCATTCATATCGGTGGTGCTTTTTCTGCTACAATTCCACTGGTATCGCTGTATTACAGCGGCGTAATGTACTATGACGTAAGAAATCCCACCGCAGAAGGTCAGGACCTTTTTGTATTAAGCAAAGGACATGCCGTTGCGGCACTGGCTTCAATTTACGCAGACCTCGGCTTTTTCCCTGAAAAAGTTCTTGCAAACTCCCGTTCCCTTACGAGCATCCTGAACGGCCACCCAGGTTCCATCCTGCCGGGAATTCATACCGCTACGGGGCCGCTGGGACAGGGGATCTGTGTTGCCGAAGGATTCGCCCTGGCATCCTCCTGCGGCAGGAATTTTGATGTATTCTGCCTGACCGGCGATGGGGAACTTCAGGAAGGAGTTCTTTGGGAAGCCGTCATGTTTGCCGGGGCAAAACATCTGGAAAACTTCTGCGTCATGATCGACAAGAACGAAGGACAGCTCGACAACGTTCGTCACCTTTCCTACCCAATGAACAATGTGGGAGACGCATTTAAAAGTTTCGGCTGGCGCGTGCTGGAAACAGATGCCACCAGATATGAAACCGTTGTGGAAGCTTTGAAGGAATTCAAATTCGGTTTCAGGGATGGTCGTCCCACGCTTATTATCTGTAACGGAAGAAAGGGCTGGGGAGGCATTTCAAGTTTCATGGGCGGACACAAGGTTGATCTGCCGGATGCCATCGCCGACCAGGAAATTGCGCAACAGGAAGAACGTCGCGCACTCAGAGTAGAAAACCTTGAAGCCCTGGTATCTTCGATATCAGACATGAATGAGCGGGAGAAGTGCAAGACCTATATCGCAGCATTATGCGAGAGAGTAAATCTGCAAGCCTCGTTTGATAAGACCGGAACTCTTCAGGTCAAACCAGGCAGGCGAACGGTAAAACTCGAGAAAGCCGCACCACGGAAAAAGAAGGTATCATATACCCAAGACAGTCTTCCCGGTTACGATATTGGAGAGAATATTGCCGCTCAGGATGTGGTTACATCCGCGATGAAGGTATTTGCCAGAGACCGCAAGGTTGTTTCAGTAGACTCTGATCTTGCCGTTATCAGTGGGCTTGAAGCAGGTGTAGGGTATGTTGACACTCGCAGAGCACTGAATGTTGGCATCGCGGAAGCAAACATGATGTGCGTTGGCGAGTCCTTCGCAGCACTCGGCCACAACGTCTGGGTCAGTACGTTCAGTCCGTTCTTTGACTGGAAGGTTCTCCGGCGAATCGCCGTAAGCCATGAAGAAAGGATGGAATCAGCCGGCAAAAATGGCTGGCTTGCAGAAGGACATGGACTTGACATTACCTTCCTGGCTACTGCACCAAATCTTGAAACCAAAACCAACGGTGCAACCCATATGGGAAACGACGACTCCCTTGTCTATGAAGGTATCGCACATCTAAAGATAATCGATGCCTGCTGTCCAAACCAGCTCCTTGCTATTATAAAATGGATCATGGAGGGTAATCGAGGGCTGGTGTACCTGAGAATACTGCGATCGGGAACTCCTGCTATTTATGACAAGAATATTGCATTTGAATACGGTAAAGCGGCTATCTTTGGTGAGGAAAAAGATCCGGACGTCTATATTGTTAGCTCCGGTCGCGGAGTCTATGAAGCTATGAACGCCGCGGAGCTGCTAAAAAACAAAGGTATCAATACGGCAATCGTCGATATGCCCTCCATTGATGCTGCGACTATCGAGCAACTGCATGACAGCGGAAAAAAGATTGTCCTGGCAGAACAGAACAACGGCTATATCTGGCGCAATCTTCAGAACGTTCTGTTCAAGAAGACAACCATTAACACGACACACATCATTCCGCTTAATCTTCTGGATAAAACCTCAAAACCCCGCTTTATTCATTCAGCGACCTATGGACAACTGCTGGAGAATTACGGGCTTGCACCGCAGCAGATCGCTGCCCGGATAGAAAAAGAGTTGAAATAA
- a CDS encoding Na+/H+ antiporter NhaC family protein → MEKERLEFRGGWGMAFIPLVIFFIFCVLLFLVFLSYDMHALAMGGFLGLIIGGLFAKNYGAYWKSVFSGIASTNSVTIIVILFIIGMFSQMMKDSNASEGFVWLAHRMNLPGGTFVAFVFFSCCVISTATGSSIGTMFAAYPIFFTAGTVLGANPALLAGAITSGCIFGDNLAPISDTTIASAATQLFKNGEPADIAGVVSSRFKYSLAAGIIALVLFAFLGGGGRIASDIETMGDPLRLVMLIPVVGLLYTAVRTRDLFKAITVGLVVGTITGLVSGIFTLESLFASSGELGNHVSGFLPTGVSSMMSTVTLVISVFGIMGVLEAAGAIDRMVAAILKSSFAKTDRGTELAITIGSCVTCMIFGGVTSAAILTFGPVVNEIGTRKGLHPYRRANLLDGFVNTIPVVIPFLSVFVFISVALSGLDPVSIAKGMVYPLVLFVVLLFAVISGWGRQHE, encoded by the coding sequence ATGGAAAAAGAAAGATTAGAGTTTCGTGGCGGGTGGGGGATGGCCTTTATTCCCCTGGTTATCTTTTTTATCTTTTGTGTGCTGCTGTTTCTGGTGTTCCTTTCCTATGACATGCATGCGCTGGCCATGGGGGGATTCCTGGGGCTTATCATCGGCGGCCTGTTCGCAAAGAATTACGGAGCATACTGGAAGAGTGTTTTTTCCGGTATTGCTTCTACCAATTCGGTCACCATTATCGTAATTCTGTTTATCATCGGCATGTTCTCCCAGATGATGAAAGACAGCAACGCCTCGGAAGGATTCGTCTGGTTGGCCCACAGAATGAACCTGCCTGGCGGGACCTTCGTGGCATTTGTCTTTTTTTCCTGCTGTGTGATTTCCACGGCCACGGGATCATCCATTGGAACAATGTTTGCCGCCTACCCCATATTTTTTACCGCCGGTACGGTGCTTGGAGCCAATCCCGCGCTTCTTGCCGGGGCGATTACTTCGGGCTGCATTTTCGGCGACAACCTCGCGCCCATTTCCGATACCACCATTGCATCTGCGGCAACCCAGCTCTTTAAGAACGGCGAACCCGCGGATATTGCGGGAGTCGTTTCTTCCCGTTTCAAATATTCCCTTGCGGCGGGTATAATTGCTCTTGTTCTCTTTGCCTTTCTCGGGGGAGGCGGAAGAATCGCTTCCGATATCGAGACCATGGGCGATCCCTTGCGCCTGGTAATGCTCATACCTGTTGTCGGGCTGCTGTACACTGCAGTCAGGACCAGGGACCTGTTCAAGGCGATTACCGTTGGTCTTGTTGTCGGCACAATTACCGGCCTTGTCTCGGGCATCTTTACCCTGGAGAGCCTGTTTGCCTCCTCGGGGGAACTGGGAAACCATGTTTCCGGGTTTCTTCCCACCGGCGTTTCCAGTATGATGTCCACGGTGACTCTGGTCATTTCGGTCTTCGGTATTATGGGAGTACTCGAGGCAGCCGGTGCAATCGACCGAATGGTAGCGGCGATCCTGAAATCGAGCTTTGCCAAAACAGACCGGGGGACGGAGCTGGCCATTACCATCGGCTCCTGTGTAACCTGCATGATCTTCGGCGGTGTTACCAGTGCGGCGATCCTTACCTTTGGCCCGGTGGTAAATGAGATCGGTACCAGGAAAGGACTCCACCCCTATCGGCGGGCCAACCTGCTTGACGGTTTTGTCAACACAATTCCCGTTGTTATTCCCTTTTTGAGCGTGTTTGTCTTCATCTCTGTAGCGCTTTCCGGTCTGGATCCCGTGAGCATAGCGAAAGGGATGGTCTATCCGCTTGTCCTCTTTGTTGTTCTGCTCTTTGCTGTAATTTCAGGCTGGGGCAGACAGCACGAGTAA
- a CDS encoding aldo/keto reductase: MNTRCTLKNGYSFSRIINGGWQLSEGHALKSAIEKKDVLKAFHELVSRGFTAFDCADIYTGVEEFYGIFLKEHLAAGGKREDIQFHTKYVPDKSVLAELRPEDVREAVHRSLRKLGVEQVDMIQFHWWEYGIPGYLEALSELQKLKEQGKISQVSLTNFDTRRTREIVESGISISTMQAQYSLLDRRVENAMQACCREHDIALLCYGTLAGGFLTDRWLGQPDPADWDNRSLVKYRIIIDDFGGWEAYQELLQILKEMSVRYSCNIANISTAYILQKDAAGAAIIGTRSSRHIEDNEKTLMIELGQKDVEKIDSFLSRHPGPKGEPFELERAEDGPHIKVMLRNLNKKS; the protein is encoded by the coding sequence ATGAACACCCGCTGCACCTTAAAAAACGGCTACAGCTTCAGCAGAATAATTAACGGCGGATGGCAGCTCTCCGAGGGGCATGCCCTGAAAAGCGCCATCGAAAAAAAGGATGTGTTAAAGGCCTTCCACGAGCTTGTTTCCCGGGGATTCACGGCCTTCGACTGTGCCGACATCTACACGGGGGTCGAGGAGTTCTACGGTATTTTCCTGAAAGAACACCTGGCCGCCGGGGGTAAACGGGAGGATATACAGTTCCACACCAAGTATGTTCCTGACAAATCTGTTCTCGCGGAGCTAAGGCCTGAGGATGTCAGAGAAGCCGTTCACCGCAGCCTCAGGAAGCTTGGGGTAGAACAGGTGGACATGATCCAGTTCCACTGGTGGGAATACGGTATTCCCGGGTATCTGGAAGCTTTGTCTGAGCTGCAGAAGCTTAAGGAGCAGGGGAAGATCTCCCAGGTTTCCCTGACCAATTTCGACACCCGGCGAACACGGGAAATTGTCGAGTCCGGTATTTCCATTTCCACCATGCAGGCCCAGTATTCCCTTCTGGACCGTCGGGTGGAGAACGCCATGCAGGCCTGCTGCAGAGAGCACGATATCGCCCTTTTATGCTACGGGACCCTCGCCGGGGGCTTTTTAACAGACCGCTGGCTGGGACAGCCGGACCCGGCGGACTGGGACAACCGCTCTTTGGTTAAATACCGCATAATCATTGACGATTTCGGCGGATGGGAAGCCTATCAGGAACTTCTGCAGATTTTGAAGGAAATGAGCGTCAGATACAGCTGCAATATTGCCAATATCAGCACCGCGTATATTCTCCAGAAAGACGCGGCAGGGGCCGCTATTATCGGGACCCGCAGCAGCAGACATATTGAGGATAACGAGAAAACCCTTATGATAGAACTGGGACAGAAAGATGTAGAAAAAATTGATTCCTTTCTATCCCGCCATCCCGGCCCGAAAGGCGAACCCTTCGAACTGGAACGGGCAGAAGACGGTCCTCATATAAAGGTAATGCTGCGAAACCTGAATAAAAAATCATAG
- a CDS encoding TIGR04076 family protein: MSEKHNDQFYLYDLQVETIRGEKDFVCAHEEGVNFQVVGENLVFPQETRFSLYALAAILPLIPARQRETAGTDWMTTDTDIACPDPNCGARFRITRIAKRSFRHSECTVVPLPRNTKD, encoded by the coding sequence ATGTCTGAAAAACACAATGATCAGTTTTATCTGTATGATCTGCAGGTAGAGACTATCCGTGGGGAAAAGGATTTTGTCTGCGCCCACGAAGAGGGAGTCAATTTCCAGGTAGTCGGTGAAAACCTTGTCTTCCCACAGGAAACACGGTTCTCTCTCTATGCCCTGGCCGCCATCCTGCCCCTTATTCCCGCCAGGCAGCGGGAGACTGCCGGGACAGACTGGATGACCACTGATACCGATATCGCCTGTCCCGATCCCAACTGCGGGGCCCGCTTCCGTATTACCCGGATTGCAAAACGGAGCTTCAGACATTCCGAATGCACGGTAGTGCCTCTGCCCCGGAACACAAAAGACTGA
- a CDS encoding 4Fe-4S binding protein produces the protein MPARKTFTAYLLFITLAYFTLGFVHIGFALLGLFCMALPFVLLFRDRKKSWCQGYCPRAQFFDLFKKNSYTRQIPGFLLGTRVRDVVLSYFCMNIFFIPASTMMVAAGNMLPIDHVRILIIFEIPLSMPQLFSQPVLPPALLHFSFRIYSMMTTSFLAGTLLALLYRPRTWCRVCPVSTMSDRVLKNVIQISRET, from the coding sequence ATGCCCGCCCGAAAAACCTTTACAGCCTACCTTCTTTTTATCACCCTGGCGTATTTTACACTGGGATTTGTACATATCGGATTTGCCCTGCTCGGGCTGTTCTGTATGGCCCTGCCTTTTGTGCTCCTTTTCCGGGACAGGAAAAAAAGCTGGTGTCAGGGATATTGTCCCCGGGCACAGTTTTTTGACCTGTTTAAAAAGAATTCATATACCAGGCAGATCCCCGGCTTCCTGTTGGGCACACGAGTGCGGGATGTCGTTCTCAGCTATTTCTGCATGAACATATTCTTTATTCCCGCATCAACCATGATGGTTGCAGCGGGAAACATGCTGCCGATCGACCATGTACGAATTCTGATAATCTTTGAAATCCCTCTCTCCATGCCGCAGCTCTTCTCCCAGCCGGTTCTGCCGCCGGCGCTGCTCCATTTTTCGTTCCGGATCTATTCGATGATGACTACCTCGTTTCTGGCGGGGACTCTGCTCGCCTTACTCTACCGTCCACGTACCTGGTGCCGTGTCTGCCCGGTGAGCACGATGTCAGACAGGGTGCTGAAGAATGTGATTCAGATTAGCCGGGAAACCTGA
- a CDS encoding SHOCT domain-containing protein, whose translation MMHGWGLGGGVLTLLLLVAVIIGGVYLFRRIPKGRGEDESGGANPTPEEELKQRYARGEIDREEYQRIKNDLEDKA comes from the coding sequence ATGATGCACGGATGGGGCCTGGGGGGTGGTGTGCTTACCCTCCTCCTTCTGGTGGCCGTGATTATCGGAGGAGTTTATCTGTTTCGCCGGATCCCGAAAGGAAGGGGAGAAGACGAGTCCGGGGGAGCAAATCCCACCCCCGAAGAAGAACTCAAACAGCGATACGCCAGGGGTGAGATCGACAGGGAAGAGTATCAGCGGATAAAAAACGATCTTGAGGACAAAGCCTGA
- a CDS encoding transposase: MFTAIAIIADIISVKRFPNSKRFASYLRSTPKVESSNEKTIIKSTNKAGRKVAITLLSQALNHYRDASPTVKRWHDRLRRYKKPGIVRMGVCRRMITEVYQMLKKEEYHYFRDKENHRKKMDEYLSFLINLGMYCDDTARSA, translated from the coding sequence GTGTTTACAGCCATTGCAATAATTGCAGACATCATTTCAGTTAAAAGGTTTCCAAACAGCAAAAGATTTGCCAGCTATCTGCGTAGTACGCCAAAAGTTGAAAGTTCTAATGAGAAGACGATTATCAAAAGCACAAACAAAGCAGGCAGGAAAGTTGCAATTACATTGTTGTCTCAGGCATTGAATCACTATCGTGATGCAAGTCCAACGGTAAAAAGATGGCATGATCGCCTGAGGCGGTATAAAAAACCTGGAATAGTGAGAATGGGGGTATGCAGGAGAATGATAACCGAGGTCTATCAGATGCTGAAAAAGGAGGAATACCATTACTTCAGAGACAAGGAAAACCATAGAAAGAAAATGGATGAATACCTCAGTTTCCTCATTAATTTGGGAATGTATTGCGATGATACTGCCCGGTCGGCTTGA